In Brienomyrus brachyistius isolate T26 chromosome 19, BBRACH_0.4, whole genome shotgun sequence, one DNA window encodes the following:
- the aig1 gene encoding androgen-induced gene 1 protein isoform X3: MMAVLAFPVGVFVVVMFWTLYLYDRDLVYPRLLDNFIPQWLNHGMHTTVLPFILIEMRTTHHKYPSRFCGLLAVCSFAVGYVLWMCWVHHVTGVWVYPLLDRIGPLAKVTFFSSVTALISIFYVLGEVLNGYIWDSWRCAVDSEKPKAD, translated from the exons ATGATGGCAGTCCTCGCCTTTCCCGTCGGTGTG TTTGTGGTGGTCATGTTCTGGACCCTGTACCTCTACGACAGAGACCTGGTGTATCCTCGACTGCTGGACAACTTCATTCCACAGTGGCTGAACCACGGAATG caTACTACAGTGCTTCCCTTCATCCTAATCGAGATGAGAACAACACACCACAAGTATCCTAGCAGGTTTTGCGGACTGCTGGCAGTGTGCAGCTTCGCTGTGGGATATGTTCTATG GATGTGCTGGGTCCATCACGTCACTGGAGTATGGGTCTACCCGCTGCTGGACCGCATCGGCCCCCTTGCCAAGGTCACCTTCTTCTCCTCCGTGACTGCCTTGATTAGCATCTTCTATGTCCTCGGGGAGGTCCTCAACGGCTACATCTGGGACTCCTGGAGAT GTGCTGTGGACTCAGAGAAACCCAAAGCAGACTGA
- the adat2 gene encoding tRNA-specific adenosine deaminase 2 isoform X1, translated as MDTESVGNPAVCQKFYQPSSEDIESWMQKAFDMAKEALENGEVPVGCLMVYNNQILGKGRNEVNETKNATRHAEMVALDQVLNWCHKAQRDPGEVLQQTVLYVTVEPCIMCAGALRLMNIPLVVYGCKNERFGGCGSVLDIPGDELPDTGTAFKCISGFRAEEAVEMLKVFYKQENPNAPKPRVRKD; from the exons ATGGATACTGAATCCGTGGGAAACCCTGCTGTCTGCCAAAAATTTTATCAGCCGTCATCAGAAGATATAGAGAGCTGGATGCAAAAAGCATTTGATATG GCTAAAGAGGCTTTAGAGAATGGCGAAGTACCCGTTGGATGTCTGATGGTGTACAACAACCAGATCCTGGGGAAAGGAAGGAATGAAGTGAATGAAACGAAAAAT GCTACCCGCCATGCAGAGATGGTTGCCTTGGATCAGGTGCTGAACTGGTGCCACAAGGCCCAGAGGGACCCCGGGGAGGTGCTACAGCAGACTGTCCTCTATGTGACTGTGGAGCCATGCATTATGTGTGCCGGAGCCTTGCGACTAATGA ACATCCCTCTGGTGGTCTATGGCTGTAAGAACGAGAGATTCGGCGGCTGCGGGTCGGTGCTCGACATCCCCGGGGACGAGCTGCCAGACACCGGCACGGCATTCAAG tgcaTCTCCGGGTTCAGAGCTGAGGAAGCTGTGGAGATGCTGAAGGTTTTTTACAAGCAGGAGAACCCTAACG CCCCGAAGCCAAGAGTGAGAAAGGACTGA
- the adat2 gene encoding tRNA-specific adenosine deaminase 2 isoform X2: MVYNNQILGKGRNEVNETKNATRHAEMVALDQVLNWCHKAQRDPGEVLQQTVLYVTVEPCIMCAGALRLMNIPLVVYGCKNERFGGCGSVLDIPGDELPDTGTAFKCISGFRAEEAVEMLKVFYKQENPNAPKPRVRKD, translated from the exons ATGGTGTACAACAACCAGATCCTGGGGAAAGGAAGGAATGAAGTGAATGAAACGAAAAAT GCTACCCGCCATGCAGAGATGGTTGCCTTGGATCAGGTGCTGAACTGGTGCCACAAGGCCCAGAGGGACCCCGGGGAGGTGCTACAGCAGACTGTCCTCTATGTGACTGTGGAGCCATGCATTATGTGTGCCGGAGCCTTGCGACTAATGA ACATCCCTCTGGTGGTCTATGGCTGTAAGAACGAGAGATTCGGCGGCTGCGGGTCGGTGCTCGACATCCCCGGGGACGAGCTGCCAGACACCGGCACGGCATTCAAG tgcaTCTCCGGGTTCAGAGCTGAGGAAGCTGTGGAGATGCTGAAGGTTTTTTACAAGCAGGAGAACCCTAACG CCCCGAAGCCAAGAGTGAGAAAGGACTGA
- the pex3 gene encoding peroxisomal biogenesis factor 3, translating to MLMSTWNFLKRHKRKFIFAGVFAGGVYLLGKYAQKKIREIQEREAAEYIAQARRQFHFESNQRTCNMTVLSMLPTLREAIIHQLNSESLTTLLRSKPANKLEIWEDLKIISFTRSIVAVYSSCMLVVLLRVQLNIIGGYLYLDNSVNKNGTTPQAPPDVQQQYLSSIQHLLGDGLNELMTVVKQAVQNVLGGISLKQSLSLHDLEDHLHQIRARVEEGYEGWSQRPLCWYMMPDEETTLAAQACGLTEKDVSTIKLLNETRDVLESPDFKTVLDTCLSRGFSRFLDNLAEFFRPHQLDSMHAGTPNSLSHIQLPLAKIIPIVNGQIHSICSEIPSHFVQDLLMVDQLKEFSANVYEAFSHPQELQK from the exons ATGTTGATGTCAACGTGGAATTTTCTGAAGCGCCACAAAAGGAAATTTATATTTGCTGGGGTTTTCGCAGGTG GTGTATATCTTTTGGGCAAGTATGCGCAGAAGAAAATTAGAGAAATACAGGAGCGGGAAGCGGCAGAGTACATCGCCCAGGCACGCCGCCAGTTCCACTTTGAGAGTAATCAGAGAACCTGCAACATGACAG TACTGTCCATGCTTCCCACTTTGAGAGAAGCTATAATACATCAGCTTAACTCGGAGAGCTTAACAACACTACTAAGGAGCAA GCCTGCGAATAAGCTAGAGATCTGGGAGGACCTAAAAATCATCA GTTTCACGCGAAGCATAGTAGCCGTTTACAGCAGCTGCATGTTGGTGGTCCTGCTCCGCGTTCAGCTAAACATAATCGGCGGCTACTTGTACTTGGACAACTCCGTTAACAAGAACGGAACG ACCCCCCAGGCGCCGCCTGACGTGCAGCAGCAGTACCTGTCCAGCATACAGCACCTGTTAGGCGACG GTCTAAATGAACTGATGACTGTGGTGAAACAGGCTGTGCAGAACGTGCTGGGCGG GATCTCCCTGAAACAAAGCCTCTCTCTGCATGACCTTGAAGATCACCTGCACCAAATCAGAGCCCGTGTAGAGGAAGGGTATGAAGGTTGGTCACAAAGACCTCTCTGTTGGTACATGATGCCCGATGAGGAGACCACACTGGCAGCTCAG GCATGTGGTCTAACTGAAAAGGATGTTTCAACTATAAAGCTCTTGAATGAAACCAGGGACGTGCTGGAAAG CCCCGACTTCAAGACCGTCCTCGACACCTGCCTGAGTCGTGGCTTCAGTCGTTTCCTCGACAACCTGGCTGAATTCTTCCGGCCTCACCAGTTGGACTCCATGCATGCCGGCACCCCCAACAG CCTCTCTCATATCCAGCTACCCCTCGCCAAGATCATCCCCATTGTGAATGGACAGATACACTCAATATGCAGTGAAATACCAAGTCATTTTGTGCAG GATCTTCTGATGGTCGATCAGCTGAAGGAGTTTTCTGCCAATGTCTACGAAGCATTTAGCCACCCGCAAGAACTTCAGAAATGA